One genomic window of Lynx canadensis isolate LIC74 chromosome F2, mLynCan4.pri.v2, whole genome shotgun sequence includes the following:
- the LOC115506177 gene encoding 60S ribosomal protein L23a-like — MKMVRKAKKEAPAPPKAEAKAKALKAKKAVLEGIHSHTKKDLPVTYIPSETLYLRRHPKYSGHAPRRNKLDHYGIIKFPLTTESAVKKIEDNNTLVFIVDVKANKHQIKQAVKKLYDIDMAKVNTPIKPHGGKKAYV; from the coding sequence ATGAAGATGGTGCggaaagcaaagaaggaagcccctgcccctcccaaagCTGAAGCCAAAGCAAAGGCTTTGAAGGCCAAGAAAGCAGTCCTGGAAGGCATCCACAGTCACACAAAAAAAGATCTTCCTGTCACCTACATTCCTTCAGAGACACTGTATCTAAGAAGGCATCCCAAATATTCTGGACATGCCCCCAGGAGAAATAAGCTTGACCACTATGGCATCATCAAATTCCCCCTGACTACTGAGTCAGCcgtgaagaaaatagaagacaacaaCACTCTTGTGTTCATTGTGGATGTCAAGGCCAACAAGCATCAGATCAAACAGGCTGTGAAGAAGCTCTATGACATTGACATGGCCAAGGTCAACACTCCGATCAAGCCCCATGGAGGAAAGAAGGCATATGTTTGA